GGAAGATAACTTTATTTACGGGTATATTCATTAAGAATTGCAGAAAAAGCGGCGGCCAAAGCGAAAACATGGAGCACAAAGTTAACAAATTCATAAAGGCACAATAAAAATATATCGCAGTTCCGTACGCGATGTCTTGTATTATTTCAAGCGAACAGACGTGGCATAATAATTTAGAGCTTGCGTTAAATTATTGCAATGCCCTGCGAAGGGTTTTCAAAAAGTCTCGCCAACAAAATCATTGGCATAATACGCAGTGGTGCGTAATACACCTATTTTTCTTGTCTAGCATTAGTTCAGTATGTGAAGCTTAGAGAATTGGAATATCGCTGCAGAGTGATGAAGTTGTAAAGTTGATACTCGAGTGTTCTGAAAAtcaataatatttttttcagaaggcaatggtattaaaaaaaaactgttcgaGTCCGTTTGTCTcataattttcttttaaatgcagcaatcCTATTAAGTTCTGCATAGTGAGTGCCAAGAAACACCGTTTTTCCATTTCCGACAGTTTTTGCAAGAGCACCTCGTTAAATATTCCTATAAAACGATCGCTCTGCTCTCGGACTAGTCAAAACACTTTATGAAGCCTTGTATACGTCGGCTGACGCAGGCCCATTTTACAATTTAATTTTACGATACCTCTGTCAAAGTGCGCTGGCACTAAATTTTCTTAATTATGTCTTCAGACCCACCCCGTATCGGAAGATAGAATGAAGCCCGGAAAGTAAATTATTGAAATTGCAAGCGCGTTGCTTtacagcagaaaaacaaaagaaagcgaaactgcgtgatttttttttccgtAGGCCACCACTGCTCAGCTGTAGTGACAAATCGTGATGATACGATGCCCCTTCAGTATACTCATTGATCGTTGAACCGCCATAGGAAAAGAAATGGACGGTGACCATTTGTTCGTGACTCGTAAATTAAGCTGTCACTGATATAAGGTTCCGCTAAAGGAAGATTTAGTCCTCGGCGCTTGACGCATCAGCGTGCAGACGCGTCGCATCAGATGCGTGCATTCAGCCGTGCGACGTCTGTTCAGCCGTCTGCAGCGGTCTTGCACGTGCGTGTTCGATCACGACCGCCTATCACCTAGCCATCTCGGACTACAGCTGCGGTCTGCTTCAACCAGACGGCGGCAAGCACGACCCCTCCTGCTGCCCCCTCCCCTCCTTGTGACGCCATATTGCTGAAACTACTTCTCGGTAGTTCGCTTCAACACTGCGCAAGCTAGAGAGCAGCCTCAGTCATTAGAAAAGCTGCGCGCTTGTTAACAAACTGGTAGCTTGCTTATCGTACAAGCTCCTAGCAGACAGCTGAAATAACAGGCGAAAAAGAGCAGGAAAAAAAAGAGCAGACGATCTCAGTTTCTGCGCATCACATGTGTGTTACGCAAGTTAACGTCTGTTATATGCATATATCTAGTATAGTTATGAAGTTATGGTGCTATGAAATGAACGTAGTTAGCGGGGCGCTGTTGTACTGGTCCACTCGTCTACAAAGCGGTGAACCTTTATATGTGTTCTCGTACTATAATCAGAGCTTGTATACATCAAACGATTGAATTCGAATGATATTCATTTTCGCTGTTCGTCAGGGATACGAGCATGCGCCACCTACGTGATCACCGGAATATCGGCGACCGTGATAGCTGGATGATAACAAAGGAATAGAGTCCAGTGAAACGAATTTGCACACTATAGCGGTCCGGTACTGTCACTTGTTACGAAAATGCGCAGGTTTGTGCATTTGTGCATATTATTTGAGCACCTTCCGTGCCTTCCTAGACTGACGCGAGGGTTTTCAGGCAGCGGACTCGGAGGTGGTTTCTCGGCAGTGACAAACACAGTTTCCCTCTGCTGTGACTTAATCTGCCAATGAaacatgacgatgatgacgacgataatGATGAGGAGCATGTTGATGACAATACATGTGACAGATTCCAGGAAAGGCGGATGCAGTCCACTCAACTACAACCACTCTAATAAGTATTCGATGATTAAAGCATGCGTTCTGATGCGGTCGGAAGGCAGACGCAGGCGTCTCGTAGCTGCGGCCGCACTGAAGGAAACTATACTGGAAACGAGAGTGCCAACTCTAGGACGCCGCTCTGCGTTCGGTGCGAGCGTGATACGTGCAGATGTTGTTGACCGCAGCTTGCGTGGAGAGCGAAAACCGCTGAGGCTTAGGACCCCCCGCCGGGCTCCTCCCGGCGGCTGCTGCTATGACGGAGTACACAATGGATCGAGTGAAGCGGCGAGCGCTCGCGAATCGTGGCGGTGCTGTCTGCGACGTTGTCTGCTTCACTGTGTAACCCGCGGCGTTCTGACGGAAGCTCTGGCGTTGTGTTACGGTGTTCATATAGCAATCGAAGCTGCGACGAGTCGCTTTAACTCCATGCAAGTTTGTTTTATTTTGGTTGTAGCTGTATGTCGTCtcttaaagaaaagaaacctcGCTTCCGCTGACGCGGCAGCGAACAGTTAGGCGAGAGAGTGCGTGAGCTGCCACGAATCGTTGTACGGTCGTCTGCGGCGTGCGGGGCTATCTGCGAAGCTTTGGGGAACGACCCCCGTGTCGTTGACAGAAGCTTCGGGAGGTTGTATTACAATGTGGCCATTCGATGCAGGGCTGCAGAGGATCGGTTCCTGTCATCCCAGCGCCTCTTAGATTTACGTACGCCACTTCGAAGACCCTAGATATCTTGTTTCTACGGCAGTCAAGGGTAACCGGAGTCGAAAGAAGATACGCAAGCTCAACGCCAGTCGTCGTCGTGGGAACTGCGGCATGCATACATCGTCGGAGCTTTCGCGTTTGAGGCAAAGTGTGGAAAGAAGATAGTTGTAGTGCTTCTATGGCGTGACAGCTTGTGGCTTCGAGGTTGGAGACCTGTCTCTGTGAGTACGTGTGCTTGATGGTTCGCCTTCGAGCCAAACTGCGGAAAGAGGTTATTTGTGGTGCTTTTACGGCGCGATAGCTTGTGGCATCAATTTTTAAGACCTACCTCTGGAACTATATGTAGCGGTTGTGTGTACCGTGCCGATAACGAGTGATTCTTCCGCGTTGCCCTTCGCGGGTGGTGATATTGCTCCGTGTGAACGGACGCTGGCGGTTGTAGAATTCCGCTGTTGCAAATGACTCGAAGGTTACCCCCATATCGCTTCCTGTTCGACGCATACTTTGTATAGCTGTTTCAATGTCGATAGTGAGAATCGTGGCATCGCCGGTGTGAGCAGGAAGCTGAGACGACTGCCGGCTTCGGGCAACTCCGGTGCTTCCCGCGTTAGTTTTTCGTGGACCAGTTGTTGCAATGAAGAAGGAGTTTCCGGAGTGTTGAAAGCAGCTGGATGTGCACATTTAGCAATCGTGACGTCATCGTGATTTAGTTGTCTTAACGAGTGCTGCTTCGACATTTGGAGCACACGTCCGCTTGGTTGCACACCGCTTTGGTGGAAACATCTCGGCTTCGTACCGGCAAATTCGGCAAGCATAAACGGTCTACAGCTGTTGAGCGATTGCTCTGCCTTTGCTGTCGGCGTCCGAAATACTCATCGAACACATTACTGAGGATCGACTACCCTTCGTGACGTTACACAGAAAATAAAGTGTCTGGGCCAGTTTTTGGACACGGTAAGGGACAACGTAACATTGGGGGAATCAAGCATTGACACTGCTTATATCTTTATGCAGCTGCAGCGAGTCAGGGGCCTGTGCGGCGGTGGGAGAGGATGGTAATGTGACCGAAGATTTCAGAAGTTTTCGCCCTGGTCTTACAAGATACTTACGAAGAAAGAATGCCGACGACACGTGAGTATTCGATTGCATGGCACCACAATGATACGGCATAGCTTGCAAACTATAACTTTGGAAGTTGACGGCTCTAACTACAGTAGTACACCAAGTTCAGTGCGTTGGTTTCGGTTCATAACGAACGTACAGAGCGCCAAACGGAACGCTAGCAAGAGAGAAGACTCACGCACAACTTAATGTGGCATTTCCTCGCATGTGTCATCTCAGATGTGTATTTCACATTATTCCATTCGTACGCTTTCATTTGTGGATGAGCACTCGTTCAGACGTTGCGACAAACGCTTATCTTTCTCAAACTATTTGCCTACGACCGCGACGTGAGACTCTATGTGACTAAACCAAATGAACCCTGCATGATTTCTTCTGCAGCAGCACACACATTTGAAATCGTGCCGCTGGAGGACACCAGAGTCGCCCCTGAGGTGGCGGTTACCACGGCGGGTTCCAATGGTGGCGACGGATGGTGGCAGCGTACGAATCGATGCTTCGCACAGCAGTGGAAGAAAAAGGACGTCCGGTTCACTTCGAAGTCAGCCATGCTTCGGCTGCCAATGACTACGGCAGCGCTGCTGGCCAACCTGGTGGGCGTTGGCATGGTGGCGATACCGTATGCCTTTGCCGGAATAGGTGATGCTTTCAATCACTTCATGACTCTACCTGACGCGCCTAGGGTTCGGCAGTTTTGCATTGACCTAAATTCCCGATTGGATGTGAGAAGCAGTGAGTCGCCTAATGCACTGCGGTTCAACGCCCTAGGTCAGCGAATTGTCACTCGACTCAATATCGTGAGTGGACCTGATAAAGAATGAGCGAAATATGTATTCACCGATAGGCGCCATATGTCGGCGAATTATCAATAGACGAAATCAGACCTATGCGCAGCTGCAAAATATAGACGTGTTAAGTAGCTTGACAGATAGCTTGGCAGTTCGTTGTCTGGTGTCAGTGAGTTATTAGTGGTCTAATTCAAACTCACGAGTTAACGTTACATTGAGAGCCGATAAGTGACTCGCATGCTACCAACGTCTCTTTAGAGTATGTTAAGCGAGAGAGTATTTTTTCGTCCTTGCAGGATGGGCCGCAATACTCGTGGTGCCCTTGTTTGCAGTACTGGCAGTGTTCAACGCTTACTTGCTCAACAGCTGCTGCGTCATGCTGGAAGAGCGCTGCAAGGAATACCGAAAGTTCCACTGGTACACTCAGTATTCGGACGTCGCCTCTAAAGCACTGGGTCCAGGCGTAGGGTAAGAAATGTCGTCTTGTGAATAACAGAAATGAAAGTTCACCagctcgccccctcccccccccccccccgcgcgcaTACAGAAACACAGACACACATAGAACTTGTGCAGATTTAACAAACAGTTCGCAGTCTATGTGAAGAGACATTTTCCTGAAGCGGTTGATCAAATGGTATAGTAAATTTGGCCATTTCGTTCCCGAGTATCTTGTCGTGAAGGAAACTGGTGCAAACGCCTATTTCTTCGCACGCCCGTGCTATGTAGTGGGACAACTCCTATGGTGACCtgcatttcttcatttctttctcattGATTATAAATGTACCGTCCGCTTCTTGGTCAATCTGCCGTTGCGCGTATGTtcaattgttaaaaaaaaatcacgatcATGAACACACCACGATTATTTCAATGACTTAGTTGGTGTTGGGACGATCGGAGTACCCGTGCAACTGTGGCCGAATGGTTAGGAAAGTAGGTAGAGAATTGTtagaaaggtttgctttattaaaggaattgtgCTCTTGCTGACGTATATTTGTTGCTATGAGGAATAGTTAGGTACAATTTATTTTGTCACGAAGTAATTGTTTATAAAACGAAGGTGGCAGCCTGGGCAAAAAAGTGTAGTAAACATGGTAGGGCAGGCCTGCATGAGATTATACAATACAGCAGAAAttagcaaagaaagcttccctttaaaaagaGAGCGACAACGATCAGCAGgcttcagcaatttttttttctactgccaAGCTCATCGCGACGTTGGCCAACAGGCTCTCATATAGCTGCTACTGCCACCTTGCCAATGAAACTTTCGCTATGCGTACAACGTGGTCTTTGCCCGCTTCGACGTCACCAATGCAACATCAGAAACTTTTGCATAGATGCAACAAGCGTCAGTCTCGAGCATGAAACCGAGCACGAATGTCCCAGTGCGAAGATTACTCGTTCGATTAATGACCAAGGCGCGCAACTTTCAACCACATATTACAGCTAAATGGGCATGAGTTCGATCATCACTGGCACGACaatccttttacagcgaagctgtatgtagCTACTCTCCGGCGGTTGTCTATGTGGGACCGTCTACGCGCCGCgtcgaaacgaaaaaaaaaaattcgtctaCAGTTtttcgcgaatgctctgtagctctcaatcaaATGCGAGTATCTTGGAAAAAATTCTAAgcaaattggccgctaagacaaCTATATCATTACTGAAGTGGCTAGCGCAAAAGTTGACATGGGGCAGAAAAAGGCGAAAAGGACAAGCGCTGTCCttgtcgcccttttgtgccccgtgTCTACTTTTAGGCTAGCCACTTcagcaatggaataccaactagcccggtctcgcaCCCTagctctatcattacgccgagtttcatttacttgtcttaattagttagttcacagtgaagttgtaaacgttacagaattcccatcTGCGCTCAACATGGCCATCTACGCAAAGAGTGGTTACAGAAAACGCctgtaaaacttttttttttcaaaactatCCCCAAACAAATCAACTGAAGTTGGCTGCTGAGATGACTCTATCATTACACCGAGATTAGTTTACTTGTCATGATCAGTTAGTTCACGGTGAAGTTgcaaacgttacagaattcccgtctgctgtcaacaTGGCCGTCTACGCAAAGAGTATGGTTACACAAAACAGCTGTAACACTTGTTTTTTCAAAACTATCCCAAAACGAATCAAATGAAGGTGGCCAcaaagacgactctatcattacgccgaatTTCCTGACATACTTAGTTCACGTTCACAACGAAGTCGTAAACATTACAGGATTCCCGTCTGCTGGCAATACATGACCGTCTAcagagggagtatggttacaggaAACGGCTGTAACTCTAGTTTTTTCAAAACTACCTCAAAACAAATTATACTGAAAGCGGACGCTaggacgactctatcattacgctgaGTTTCATTTACGGGTTATACTTAGTTAGTTCACAACAAAgctgtaaacgttacagaattcccgtctgctgtcaatacatagCCATCTaaggagggagtatggttacagaaaatgcCTGTAACTCTAGTTTTTTCAGACCTACCTCAAAACAAATCATTCTACCGCTTAGAATACTCTATCGCTACGCCGCGTTTCATTTACCAgtcataattagttagttcacaaggaagttgtaaacgttaccgGATTCCCATCTTCTTCAACACATGACCGTCTGCGGAGGGAGTATGgatacagaaaacggctgtaactgtTGTTTTATCAAgactatcccgaaacaaattactgacaattagccgctaagacggATCTAatattacgccgagtttcatctaactttcataattacgtagttcacagtgaagttgcaaATATTGTGGAGTTCCCGCCTGCCATGTGCCGGTACTGGCACACTTCACCGCttcatagaagaataagaataaatcactccaAAGTCAAAAGACGTATTCGTTGTCTGTgcccttcaataataataataatattattatatatatatatatatatatatatatatatatatatatatatatatatatatatacatatagatgcgtcgattgagggaaaacacaccacagcttcggTGCTCGTacttcttcacagaatggaaaggcttttttttttattcgtcttATGGTGAGGGGGAAACTACTGCACAGGAAGGttttgaatttcgaaaaatgtTGTCAGatggaaatctggcgctgcgattggTTATAGCTAACTTGAGAACGACGGGTGTAGTTCATGGATCTGtataatcttcgtgcttgtgaattcaggcGTTCTCGGGCCGTTATCTTGCCGCTTTGCCTTGATAAATTTCCCATCCATCAGCGTTGTCTATACACATCGAGGCAAGAAGCATCCGCGAACTAGCATATTCATCGCAACTGATTGCCTTTTAGTGCAATATTTTGTTGGAAAAGAAACAATTTGAACTGTTGCAGAGCGTTGTGAAGCCTGAAGAAAGTTTAGGCGAATCGGTGATCTAAGAGGCAGTTGCATTGGGCCAGCCAGTGAACTTAAACAGGCTCACGAAGATGACAACGAGGGTAAATAAGCACACGCTTGCACTTGTGGGTGCAGGACACAGGTCGCGAGCGTAAACAGAATGTCACGGTAGCCGTAACGATTAGATTTAACAAACTAATCCTTTAACAAAAGGAGAGGAAAATTTTCGAAGATTTCACCGCCTTGTAACGTGTCCGCCGCGACTGGGTTTCAAAGCGATGCCGTTGGGTACGGCAGCGGAATGCCGACAGCGCTAGAGCCATCGTCACTAGCAACCCCAGCTGGATGAAATTTTGCAAAAGCTTTTAGCTATTGCCCGAAAGGTCAGAGCACATCGACTCCGCTTCAGTCCGTGGGCCGCCGGCCAAACTGTTTCAGAAACTCTACCGCAGAGGGACAGTGGACACCCCAACAGTGCCTTCAAGGACATGCGAGCGAGCGTCAATTGGAACCAATCTCCAAAATTTTTTGGATCGGTCAGGTAACGGTTGCCGGTTGTCTCAAGCGCAGTGCAGTTAATTGGcatttaaagcagtgaaatgagAGCCCTTACAGGGAAAGCCTGGGATCACCTTTGTGCATCTGCCGGCGGGCGTTATAGCAGGCGGGATCGGCTTGGCATGCTTCGTCAGCGATTGTTCTGCTGGAGCATAGTATACGCTCTGAAAGGGGTTTGTCACCCACGTTGATCATTCAAGTGTCCGAGAAAGGctatcaactgccgcagaactgcTCTTCTCATTACTACGGGCACATCAGGGAGCACTACGTCTTGGAAGCTGTCGTGTGGAAGAACACCCTTCTCTACATGCTTCTGTAGTCTGGGAAGCGACGCGTTTCCTTTCACGATGAACGGCGGATACAACCAGGTGAGGTGTCCCGCATCACCAGTCTCACCGCACAAGCTACAACACTGCGAACCTGACCGTCTAAATTTGCACAACCAAGCCTCTGTGTAGGTGAATCAAGTTCCAAAGCGATACAGTAAGGTATCGCGAGTAAGTAAGCGATTTGATCACACAGGGTTTTCGTGTAGTTTTGTGGATCGCCGCAAAATTAATGGAGATTGCGTGTGTTGTTCGCTGCAGGTTTCGCGGAGCTTACAGTTTTGGGGCCCATGACAGCTCGACGCGCTGTTCCTATCTATTCCAACGTGAGACGGTACCCCCCAAAACTGCAGCTCGAACATCCTGATGCTGAAGATCTCAAGCAACACCCATTGGCTTGACAGAAATGCTTCGTTATGTCACATCAACAATTCAGAGATAGAAGAAACGTGGAAAAGGTAGCGAGGCTAGGAGGGAGCTTAAGCTCTAAAGCTCTTATCTAAATATATGGGAACGGGTAAAGCGCGTTGAAAGGCGCCCACTGCACACATTTTGATAAGATTAGTTGCATTTAAAAATATATGGAAATATCCAATGTCTGTAAGAAGCAGATATTTATTTAAGACATCAGTCTGTCGCCGAAATagtgctgaaaaagaaaacttaattacAAAGATTGCACCTTTGCTTGTcagtaatacaaaaaaaaaaacgagtaacCTATATATCCCTACGGGATTTGAATGCGGAAACATTAGGACGTGTCACGTGTCGTGACGTTAGACATGACGTGACGTCACACATGAGCATCTCGGAATCAATTTTATTCCGATTATTAAGTGATCATGATACGTGACGtaatacattgtcacgtgtccttcacatcTGTACCTGATCCGCCTGAATCCACTTTAATCCAGATTATTCGACCataattcactttaatccaccttgatCTAATTTTTACCAACTTTATTCCACTTTAGTCCACCTAAATCCACTTTGATAGAATGTTTACTAGTGCTAATACGCCTTAAACCACATTAATCCACTTTATTCACCtatcattcactttacttcacctttAGATATATTACTCTAACTTGTGAATTTATTTCACTTTACTTCACTGTAATTCGCATTCATTCACTTTATATTCGTCTTTAACCACCATAATTACTAGTAATTAACGTTGTTATACTATTTACTatcttctgtattactactgacaACATACAAACGCTGATGATCGTCACGTGAGGTGTTGATTTTGGTACGACGGTAGCTTACAACGCCGGCTAATCTACCTCATGGGACGTACAATGCTTTCGTGTTAAATTTTTCACAACGCTGTAAAGCGCTTCAAATGAAGCACCTAAACCGGGCAAAATTGATGTATAATGTTACCGCTCTCAAGCATACCACTAGTCAGTAGGAATTTTTCGAAATCTTCGTAAGCATTGCAACGACTTCGAGCAAGCTGTAAATTCAGAAATTAAACTGGTCGGCCTTAGACGCGGTAAAACACACACAGTTTACACAACTTAGATTTCAGTTTTTCTGCAAGGCTAGGGATTGATAAACTTCGTGcctcaatattttcttttcaacttacagatttcttcttttttgcagaATTTGTGTAAAACTATGAGGCACTAAATCAAAATTATCGTTCGTAAACTCGGTAGAATTCACGTTTCCCTCGTAagtccaacaaatttcattcaaattggttCAGCTCTTGCGTAATGCATTTTTGCGTTCCCCGTGCGTTTCAAGATAGAACAATCGGAGTTGACTCTAAGCTGGTGCTGCTTTTTAACCTGGATATGCCCAACAGGGCAGACGCAGTCGTGTCATTTGTGAAAATAAGCGATGTGGACCCTAACGAAACCAAGAGGTGGAAGTTTGTCAACGACGATTTCTTCGTCCCTGACAGGAGAATCGTGAGTGGCTTGCGGTTGCTTTCGGTGGTGGGCCTCCAGGCAGTGATCATAGTCCTGACAGCCGAGGCCATCACGGACTTTGTGCTGGCCCTCGTACCGGCGCCTTGGACCCACGGTTCAATGTACTGCACCCTCGTCGTTGGCCTTGGCGTGCTGAGCGCAGCGATAAAGGGACCGTGTGCTGACGTCACGCGATACTGGTGAGTGAGAGGGTGAAAGAAATAGGAATGGGAAAAGACTGGGTGGTTAAGCAGAATAAACGTCCGAGTGGCTACACCGTACCGGAGGAACGGTACAAAAAGACCAAAGCCAAGGAAACAAGCATATAGAAAGCACATAGCATAAATTACGGAGGATAACAGAAGCAACTATAAAACATGTCGCGGTACTAAGATTTCTATGTGGACTGTCGTTGAAAGTAGCACTGTGAGTGTGTGTTTCAGTGCGCCTTCTAGTGACCTGGTTTTTGAAAAGGTCCGCCAACATGAGCATACTACAATGCTCGTCGAACGTACGCAAGAAACTTTCCACGCACACGCCGATCTGTAGTACCAAGAAAGGAGCTTCATAAAGCTTCACTTCGTAAACGCAGTTAGGATTTAAGTGTTTTGTTTTCTCCTGTCATTTGGGGTATCGGCCGCATAGATTTATGACGCAGATGtggaaggaagggggggggggcggttatTCCGTAAGAGTGGACAGCTCATTGGACAATAGTGGACAATAGTGGAAATgctcatttcgtctgctgctgaagtgctggttGGCTGAGCTCGAAAAGGAAACAGGAATTCACAGCCAGTTTTCTTCTCTCAGGTTCAGCTGCAGCCACTCAGTGGTGGCCAATATGGATAGTTTACCGGGCGGACACTTACAGAATCCATCCGGCTGGAAGGCGCTTCAGCGATTTACCTTTCTTTCACAAATAATTTGTTTTGCAAATTGCTTTTACTGTGTCTATCATCTTTCAATTCTTGTGTCCTTGCAATCACAAAATGAAAGTTCCGCAAATATATCCTCTTTCGATTCTTTATTGATGTTTCCTGGTTGCTCTGTCATCCTATGTATCTGTATGCTCTCCATCGGTATTTATGGCAACCACGGTTTCCAAGACGAAACTGAAATAACACATTTACCCATCTTTGTTGACTTGTCTCTGCGGTCCAACAAACAGAGACTCTTCGGCTTGATCAAGAAGAGAGGGGGGTTGGAAGAGCAGCACTGGCGAGTGCCAGTAGAATAGCGTTCGCGTTTGGTCACGCGCTGACACCACCGTCCCGACAACCGTCGACGCAGGTGCAGCGTGGTCAACTTGCCATTGTCGCTGAcgcttctgtcgctgctgctgaCCGGTCTTGCCGTCAGCTTCGGGTCGGGGCCGACACCACGGGTACCCGGGTCCTGGAACGAGCTGCGCCAAATCCTGAGCGCAGCCGCGCACAAAGATGGCGGCGCGGGCCACTTGCCCGCGCACAGGGGCACGTTCACTGCCCCACCGGCGGTGCCCTTCTTCGTAGGCCTTGGCGTCATCGCGTTCAACTACGCAAGCGTCTCGGGCTTCACGAGCCTGCGCCGAGACGCGGCGACCCCGTCGTACTTCAAGCGAGCCACTGGCTACGGCGTCGCTGGTAAGCCACAAGCCGGGCCAAGTGCTCGGGCGACGCGTTTGTGGCGGTCTTGCAAAAGCCGGAGTTGGCGCCGTGCCTGGCCAGCTGTTGTTCTGACTGAGCTTTTTTTACGTTGGTGACACGAGCGTTTTACCAAGCAGTGGTGAACTACATATTGCAAGAGTAGATCTTATCGGTGACTACTGGCGTTTAACGCTACAAGTTAACTCTGTGGCTACGAGAGATGCCATTGCGGAGGTGACCAGATGCAATTTGATGATATGGGGCTCTTTAATGGTGCCTAAATTTTGGTGATGAGTTGGCCTTGAGATTATTACACAGAAGGCTAAGCCAATGCTCAATAGCCTTGCAAGACAATGAAGACTCATGATTAGCAGAATCGGTGCAAGGAAGCTTTTGCCTAGACATACTTGTCGAAGGGAACCCGCATCCAGAGAAGCAAATTTTACGGAAGAATAAAACTAAAATGTGTTGAAGCGCATGCAGCAGACATTACCACTTCATGTTCGGCTGCCTACCACtgcctttgaaaagaaaagggtgcaatcaatgcattttaccggtaCTAACGCAAGGGCGAGAAAAATCAGGAAGATTATAAAGAGGTTTGAAAAGCATCTGAACCCCGCACAACTATCGATATTCTGATTGAGACTAACAGGAAGAAATGTGGTTGGGTAGGCAAAGTGATACAGAGggcagaaaaaaaatttagaaaaaaaaaagatggccgtATGACATGATCCTCCGGCTATTTTCCCTTCATCACTGTAACTAAGACTACAGGGCACAATATGGTTATACACACAAAACACTGGGCCCTCagcaaatattttccaattaCATCTGTATTTGAAATTGCTGCCTCTATGGAAGCCCCTCGTATCAAAAGCGACTGCCAATTTGGCATAACCCGTGTGGTGTCAGGAAAAGGGGGGCCTGCGCTCTGAATTTTTCTTCGAAACTGTTCGGGGCACCATCGAACGATTTTCTTTGCATGCTCCGGCACCGGACGGCTGGGCAAGGGCGTCGCAATTCAGTTGTTCGC
The nucleotide sequence above comes from Dermacentor andersoni chromosome 10, qqDerAnde1_hic_scaffold, whole genome shotgun sequence. Encoded proteins:
- the LOC126544804 gene encoding uncharacterized protein isoform X2, encoding MPTTPHTFEIVPLEDTRVAPEVAVTTAGSNGGDGWWQRTNRCFAQQWKKKDVRFTSKSAMLRLPMTTAALLANLVGVGMVAIPYAFAGIGWAAILVVPLFAVLAVFNAYLLNSCCVMLEERCKEYRKFHWYTQYSDVASKALGPGVGRIVSGLRLLSVVGLQAVIIVLTAEAITDFVLALVPAPWTHGSMYCTLVVGLGVLSAAIKGPCADVTRYWCSVVNLPLSLTLLSLLLTGLAVSFGSGPTPRVPGSWNELRQILSAAAHKDGGAGHLPAHRGTFTAPPAVPFFVGLGVIAFNYASVSGFTSLRRDAATPSYFKRATGYGVAGYTAACLLIGVLGYAAFGTTVGGNVIMSLNSDRTRTAANFFLAMSYLPTGNLVTLTLEEYDGAENYGKRTVWSRAKMASPLMACACVLALAVPHEGPLVALVGSLFACPVAFVLPPIFYAGLCKGSYQWPERPLSRNMKIALVVALVSGLVVHIGGTVTAIMQIVHEAQLDQQSCFWGFCYEGQYATTQPPAIYKQYLGHFLSEVQLPRNVGKCSKAG
- the LOC126544804 gene encoding uncharacterized protein isoform X1 codes for the protein MPTTPAHTFEIVPLEDTRVAPEVAVTTAGSNGGDGWWQRTNRCFAQQWKKKDVRFTSKSAMLRLPMTTAALLANLVGVGMVAIPYAFAGIGWAAILVVPLFAVLAVFNAYLLNSCCVMLEERCKEYRKFHWYTQYSDVASKALGPGVGRIVSGLRLLSVVGLQAVIIVLTAEAITDFVLALVPAPWTHGSMYCTLVVGLGVLSAAIKGPCADVTRYWCSVVNLPLSLTLLSLLLTGLAVSFGSGPTPRVPGSWNELRQILSAAAHKDGGAGHLPAHRGTFTAPPAVPFFVGLGVIAFNYASVSGFTSLRRDAATPSYFKRATGYGVAGYTAACLLIGVLGYAAFGTTVGGNVIMSLNSDRTRTAANFFLAMSYLPTGNLVTLTLEEYDGAENYGKRTVWSRAKMASPLMACACVLALAVPHEGPLVALVGSLFACPVAFVLPPIFYAGLCKGSYQWPERPLSRNMKIALVVALVSGLVVHIGGTVTAIMQIVHEAQLDQQSCFWGFCYEGQYATTQPPAIYKQYLGHFLSEVQLPRNVGKCSKAG